The genomic segment atatagtgattttccttaaaattaacatgcgtcacttatggaattaattagtatcatcatagaattatacattaaattaaatgtagtaaaagtaataatagcagcaacgagattaataaaattaacggtattaatgtgggagtaatgacagttataataatgatagtgggagtagtgaaagtaactacgaatgtagtgaaagtaacagtgataacaatgagaaaaagtatgaacaattaaataaccaatcgattcaaggaaatattttatttatttaaatataggccggataaaattaacgggaataatgaatttaacaggaaaaaaatagaggaattagtaaaataaacaatagtaaccacggaagtagtgaacgtaatgatattaaaaaagaatgtcgtgaaagtaataatattaatagcggggtagtgaacatgtgtcataatttgaaaatagttttacatttcattataattacaagatatgccgtagaaaaatatattacaaatagtaaacgtgtgagttagacagctccaacatagtttatttcattgaaaataaaactTAACGGTacatagaggtagcccgggcgaagccggacaccaaacctagtactatatattaattccagaaaccaagagatttcaatgtaattaaataaatttatgcaaattaattatactatacagttttaaatcaatagcactgtGCGATGAacctgaacaagggacttcaatgtaaatattatatagttttggttgaagtataaatttagagaacacggAATATGataattttccttaaaataaacatgccccacttatggtattaattagtataaagatgttaattattttaacataaacaaatataatataagtatatatattttggaaactattaaaaagtaaataaatcaagctagattttcaaaaaatataatattccataattatttcgACTTGATTAATTTAATGCTTATATGTAAcatatttaatgcatatatgtcatatatttaatgcatatatgtaatatatttatttcgagtagtgagagtaataaaagtaaccttaattggatatagtaatcactcatttctgttagtagtgaaaagaattgtagtaacattggatatagtaatatgatattaatcactcatttgaacaatcaaagtaacaatattagtagcgagcgggagtagtgaaattatcaatattaatgtacaagaagtgaaagtaacaataattaggtaacaataattatggcgggagtggtgaaagtaaaagtaataataacgaatgtaataaaagtaacaattctaagaacaaaaggaagtatatatgaaaaattagttaagcaatcgatttaagtaaaatattaatagcgagagtagtgaatttgtctcataatttatttcactgtaattttaagatatactccgtatcatagaaaaatatatattaatgatATTTATGAGTTATACAACTTTAAAACAACTTTAGCTaactaaaaatatattttaatgctAAATACAGATAGTCCGGGAGAAGCTGGGGCACCCAATATTGACCAGTATTCTTGTTTGAAAACTTGGAACTTCCTAGTTCCTACCCAATATAAAATCTACGTATAATATAGGAGTGCACAAGATTAAAAATTCTTTCGGTCCAATTTTGAGCGTAGAGAAGAAGATTCTACTGTTACCAATTCATCCTTAACACTTTCCCTTACAAGAATCATCAATTCTAGCATTGCTACTTAAGGTACATTAACTTTATCTCACATTTTTGTCAATGTTTAAGGATCTGTTTTAAGATTTACAAATTTTTGTATAGACAAAGACAAGAACTTGTGTAAAGCGGGTTTATGGTACCCCTTTTTAGTTTTTGTAGCCATATTTTTTAGGAAAATGAGTTAGGCTACCGCCTACCGGCTAGGATAATGATACGGCGTCACCCGGTTGCGCCCAATCTCGACGCCACCTTCTCATATGCACCCTATATTATTGTGGTTCCTCATCACATGTGTGTGATGTACCTATTATTATTGGGACCCCCAGTTATTGCATGTGGGAGGGTGGCGCCGAGATTGGGCGCCACCAGGTAGCGTCGTATCATTATCCGGCTATTTTTTTATTTGTGGATCcgtattatactagtattgtttTTAATTTTGTAACCTTGTATTTTACTTCACCGATCACATTTTTCAGTATGTAAAGAGTAATTTTAGaaaatgtaaaataaaataaattgggGTGAAAACTTGACTCATAAAGGTCAAATTTTCTTCATTCCTCTTCTCCATTACTTATCAATGGTTGATGTTGAgctttttgatgcattttttgttAGTAGATTTGATGGTTTTTGGTTTTAAGGGTATCTGTTTTGGTGttgctttttatttcttttattcatgCTAATAAATGGTCTACCAATTAAGGGGAAAAAAATCAAATAGGTTTGGTGCAAAGgttcacctcattccttaactaCGAGCTCACGAGTTCGATCTCTCTCAATGAGAATGGATCAAACTCTTTGACTAGCCGTTTACCTTTTTATAAGAGCATCCACGGGATTATACACTTTTTCGATGGTGACACCCCTATTTACACCCAAAAAAAAATCCCATGATTTATGATTTagttgttggtttatatattaAGGATAGGCTAAAAATTCTTCTCAAACCCTTTAATCTTTAAAAGTTCACAAATTCACGCTAGAGACGGATAGTGTAGCTCTCATAATATGCAAATGGTAAATCAAGTGGGAATTAAATGGAGCACCTGACCTAGTTGCCCTCCCACTAGTAATATTTTGAGAGGGGCGCTAACTTGGGGAGAAAATTTGTAAGAAATTGTAATTAGACCACTCATCTTAGTCAAGTTTTATATATGATCTGTGCGCGTATTAATTCAATGAAAATACGAATATAAATTATGCAGTGTTGTAGATACCAGAATGGATGCAATGGGTAGTTTTATGAAGGATGTGAAGGATGCAGGGTTATTACAAAGTGCTGAGTTGTCTCAGGTACTTTCATTATTCGTTCTCCACTCATCAAACAAACAACCGTTAGATTGTCTCGGAAGAGAATTAGGACCATTTAACAGGAAATGGAAGAAAATGGAGAGAATCCCAATTGCTAAACTTGATATACAcgctttcatcatcatgaattcGTGATCATATCGCCTTATCAATAACAAGATTATCAATAATTGAATTCACTCCGTACAAGTTttgtattttaaaataaaaatgtCATCGTAAATGGCGGTAGCAAAGCGTGCAGAGGGTAGAAAGAGGAGACGAGGAATAGTAGAGGCGAGTGACTAGTCTTCTTTTATGGAGTAACACTACTAATATCCTCTCATATATTAAGCTCAATCACTCATATAAGTTATAATATCTACCCTCGGTCCAAGCATGTATAAACGTAACATAATATcgtatttgtgattttgtgtaCATAATGTTTTATGAGTTGTAATATGTTGTTATTGTGGAAACAGTATATCCTGAGTACTAGCGTTTATCCACGAGAACCGAAGCCTCTTAAAGAGCTAAGGGAAGCAACTCAAAGTCATCCACTGTAATGTTTCTTTCCATGACCAATTACTCCATTTTCATAACCAGATTCATGcctttttataattaatattattatttttattattattgatcCGTAATGTCATTTTACTGAATGATACCTCGACTAATCAAGTTTATGCCATATATATATAGGTGCTTCATGGGTACTTCACCGCTAGCAGGACAGTTGTTGTCATTTATGCTTAAGACGGTGAATCCAAAGAAGACAATTGAAGTGGGAGTTTACACCGGATATTCCCTCTTACTCACTGCACTTTCAATCCCAGACGACGGAAAGGTTTGCCTCTTTTGTGAAACGTGTGAACCCCATTTTCCGTGTTTGTTAAAACAAGTGTTTCTGATTAGCCATGCATGTTTGTTGGGATACCGTAGATCACAGCAATTGATGTAGATAAGGAGGCATATGGGATAGGCTTGCCATTTATCCAAGAAGCTGGTGTCGAGAACAAAATCAACTTCATTGAGTCTGATGCTATGCTAGCTCTTGACCGTCTTTTGGAGGAGGTTAGTCATTagtgtattttataataatataaaGCATGGCTTAGATCATGATTCATGATTGAATGATATTTTACTTGTTGGGTTGTTATAGGAAGGTAATGAGGGAACTTTCGACTTTGCCTTTGTGGATGCTGATAAGCCTAACTACGTGAATTACCACGAGAAATTGATCAAACTGATCAAGGTTGGTGGTATACTTGCTTATGACAACACTCTCTGGGGAGGCACTGTGGCGATGCCAGAATCACAAGTACCAGAGTTCATGAAGAATATTAGAGTGGCTGTTGTCAAACTCAACCAAGTGCTTGCTTCTGATTCTCGCATTGATATTGCTCATCTCCCTTTGGGTGATGGTGTTACTTTCTGTCGACGTTT from the Silene latifolia isolate original U9 population unplaced genomic scaffold, ASM4854445v1 scaffold_32.2, whole genome shotgun sequence genome contains:
- the LOC141639275 gene encoding caffeoyl-CoA O-methyltransferase-like: MDAMGSFMKDVKDAGLLQSAELSQYILSTSVYPREPKPLKELREATQSHPLCFMGTSPLAGQLLSFMLKTVNPKKTIEVGVYTGYSLLLTALSIPDDGKITAIDVDKEAYGIGLPFIQEAGVENKINFIESDAMLALDRLLEEEGNEGTFDFAFVDADKPNYVNYHEKLIKLIKVGGILAYDNTLWGGTVAMPESQVPEFMKNIRVAVVKLNQVLASDSRIDIAHLPLGDGVTFCRRLF